The genomic region ATTTGAAAAAGGAATTGACAGGTTATGGTGATTTGACAATAAGGGATGAAAAGGTAATCCCTTGCTGTGCTCCAAGATATGTCCATATTAGTTTTAATATTTCTATTGAAAATTAGATATTATGAAGGAATTCAAATTAAATTCTCCCTATAAGCCATTGGGTGATCAACCAAAAGCAATTAATTCTTTAGCTGATGGAATAAATGAGGGAATAAAAGAACAGACTCTTTTGGGAGTGACAGGTTCAGGTAAGACATTTACAATGGCGAATGTTATTGAAAAGGTTCAAAAACCAACCCTTGTTATTTCACATAACAAAACTTTAGCAGCACAACTATATGAAGAATTTAAGGAATTCTTTCCGGATAATGCAGTAGAGTACTTTGTTAGTTATTATGATTATTACCAGCCGGAAGCATATGTTCCAAGAACAGATACATTCATTGATAAGGAAGCTTCAATAAATGAAGATATTGATATAATGAGGCACTCTGCAACTCAATCCCTTCTTTCAAGGGATGATGTGATTGTAGTAAGTAGTGTAAGTTGCATTTACGGTATCGGTTCTCCTGAAGATTATGGTGAATTTGCTTTTGGAATAGCTGTCGGTGATGTTTATGACAGGTCTGAAATAATAGCTAAACTTATTTTTATGCAGTATGAGCGAAATGACATTGAATTTGACAGAGGTCAATTCAGAGTTAGGGGAGATGTTATAGAAATTAATCCAGTTCATGGAACTCCACCTATAAGAATTGAGCTGTTTGGTGATGAAATCGATGCCATTAGCTTAATTGATAATGTTACAGGTAAAAAGAAGGAAAGCCTTAAAAGATACATGATTTTCCCTGCAAAGCACTTTGTAGTAGGGCAGGACAAAATGGATGTTGCACTTTCAAAAATCAGACAAGAATTAGATGACAGGCTTTTGGAATTAAACTCAATGGGAAAATTGCTTGAAGCTCAAAGATTGGAGCAGAGAACTCGTTTTGACATTGAAATGCTTCAGGAGATGGGGTACTGTCCGGGTGTAGAAAACTATTCCATGCACTTGTCCGGACGTAAATGGGGTGAAAAACCGTATTCTCTTTTAAAATATTTCCCTGATGATTTTTTAACAATCATTGATGAATCCCATGTTACTGTTCCTCAAATCAGGGGGATGTATAATGGTGACAGGGCACGTAAGGAAACTCTGGTCGAGCATGGTTTCAGATTACCTTCCGCTAAGGAAAACCGTCCATTGAGATTTGACGAGTTTGAATCATCAGTCAATCAGGTCATTTACGTATCGGCAACTCCTGGACAATACGAACTTGCAAAATCAAGAAATGTCGTAGAACAGATTATCAGACCGACAGGATTGGTTGATCCTGAAGTCTTGATAAGGCCGGTTACAGGCCAGGTAGAGGATTTGCTTAAGGAAGTTAAATTAACCGCCGAAAAGGATGAAAGGGTATTGGTTACCACATTAACAAAAAGAATGGCGGAAGATTTGACAGACTATTATGCAAGAATCGGTGTCAAGGTAAGATATATGCACTCTGAAATCGATACCTTGGAAAGGATTGACATTGTTGATGATTTGAGACGGGGTAAATTTGACGTACTGGTTGGCGTAAACCTTTTAAGAGAAGGTTTGGATCTTCCTGAAGTGTCATTGGTAGCTATTTTGGATGCAGATAAGGAAGGATTTTTGAGAAATGAGACTTCCTTGATACAGACCATTGGGCGTGCAGCAAGAAATGTAAATGGTCGTGTAATAATGTATGTGGATGATATGACCGATTCGGTTAAAAATGCATATGACATTACCCTTAAAAGACGCAAACTGCAGATGAAATATAATGAAGTTCATGGAATCACTCCAAAGTCCACTCAAAGAACTTTAAAAGAAAAACTTGCAGAAGAAGATGAAAAATACAAAGGCATTGGAGCAGATGTTAGTACAATGCCGAAAGACGAGCTTCGTTTGTTAATCAAGGATTTGGAAAAAGACATGAAGGATGCAGCTGCAAGACTGGACTTTGAAAGGGCTGCAGATTTAAGAAACAAACTTTATGCCTTAAAAGGGTTTGACAAATAATCTCATTTTTTTTGGGTGATGAAATATTACTTTTCATATGCTCTTTAAAATACTTTATAAATGAGATTGTTCTAATATTATATAACTAATTTTTTTTAGGAGTGTATTATGGCTGAAGAATCTAAAAAACAAATTATCATTAAGGGTGCACGTGAGCATAATCTGCAAGATATTGATGTAAGTGTTCCCCGAGATGAATTTATTGTAATTACTGGTATTAGTGGATCAGGTAAGTCTTCATTGGCTTTTGATACAATCTATGCTGAAGGACAGCGCAGATATGTTGAGTCATTATCAGCTTATGCAAGACAATTTTTAGGGCAGATGAAAAAGCCTGAAATGGAGTCCATTGAAGGATTATCTCCCGCAATTTCAATTGACCAAAAAACAACAAGAGAAAATCCAAGATCCACTGTAGGAACAATTACTGAAATTTATGATTATTTAAGATTATTATTTGCAAGAATAGGTATTCCACATTGTCCTAATTGTGGAAAAGAAGTTTCCCATCAAACCATTGGTCAAATTGGTGAATCAATAATTGAAGAAGGGGAAGGAATTAAAATCCAAATTTTATCTCCAATCGTAAGGGATAAAAAAGGCCAATTCAAAGATGTGCTGGACGATTTGAGAAACAAAGGTTTCGTAAGGGTTCGCGTTGATGATGAAATAAGGGATTTGGAAGAAGACATATCTCTTGCAAAAACATACAGACACAATATTGATGTTGTTGTAGATAGATTAAAAATCCGTAAGGATGTTGATTTTAAAAGAAGGCTAGTTGACTCATTGGAAACTGCAGCTGAATTTTCAGAAGGTTTAATCACAGTCTTATTT from uncultured Methanobrevibacter sp. harbors:
- the uvrB gene encoding excinuclease ABC subunit UvrB gives rise to the protein MKEFKLNSPYKPLGDQPKAINSLADGINEGIKEQTLLGVTGSGKTFTMANVIEKVQKPTLVISHNKTLAAQLYEEFKEFFPDNAVEYFVSYYDYYQPEAYVPRTDTFIDKEASINEDIDIMRHSATQSLLSRDDVIVVSSVSCIYGIGSPEDYGEFAFGIAVGDVYDRSEIIAKLIFMQYERNDIEFDRGQFRVRGDVIEINPVHGTPPIRIELFGDEIDAISLIDNVTGKKKESLKRYMIFPAKHFVVGQDKMDVALSKIRQELDDRLLELNSMGKLLEAQRLEQRTRFDIEMLQEMGYCPGVENYSMHLSGRKWGEKPYSLLKYFPDDFLTIIDESHVTVPQIRGMYNGDRARKETLVEHGFRLPSAKENRPLRFDEFESSVNQVIYVSATPGQYELAKSRNVVEQIIRPTGLVDPEVLIRPVTGQVEDLLKEVKLTAEKDERVLVTTLTKRMAEDLTDYYARIGVKVRYMHSEIDTLERIDIVDDLRRGKFDVLVGVNLLREGLDLPEVSLVAILDADKEGFLRNETSLIQTIGRAARNVNGRVIMYVDDMTDSVKNAYDITLKRRKLQMKYNEVHGITPKSTQRTLKEKLAEEDEKYKGIGADVSTMPKDELRLLIKDLEKDMKDAAARLDFERAADLRNKLYALKGFDK